A part of Nesterenkonia lutea genomic DNA contains:
- the rsmI gene encoding 16S rRNA (cytidine(1402)-2'-O)-methyltransferase has protein sequence MDSGEADGSDDTLEDTFDEASEDTLEEQPAQEATLQSAGASTLWDTPIVLAATPIGNLGDATDRLKRLLASAEVIAAEDTRTARHLARALGVETHARLVSLHEHNEASRAEELVAQATTGTHILVVSDAGMPSVSDPGFRLVEAAIASGVGVTVAPGASAVTTALALSGLPTDRFTFAGFVPRKAGERKKLLTRLAGEEWTTVLFESPHRVAATLAEFAAALGEDRPAALARELTKRYEEVLRGGLGELAAQAAERRLRGEMVLVLGGASAAGTGAEAPSLTELADVVLQKVAEGTKLKTAAKELGAAHSLPASDIYDAALARRRTEKSI, from the coding sequence ATGGACTCAGGCGAAGCAGACGGATCCGATGACACTCTCGAGGACACCTTCGATGAAGCCTCCGAGGACACCCTCGAGGAGCAGCCCGCGCAGGAGGCCACCCTCCAGAGCGCCGGTGCCTCCACTCTCTGGGACACCCCGATCGTCCTGGCCGCCACCCCCATCGGCAATCTCGGCGACGCCACCGATCGATTGAAGCGGCTGCTGGCCAGCGCCGAGGTCATCGCCGCCGAGGACACCCGCACCGCTCGCCACCTGGCCCGCGCGCTGGGTGTGGAGACCCACGCCCGGCTGGTCAGCCTGCATGAACATAACGAGGCCTCCCGCGCCGAGGAGCTGGTCGCCCAGGCCACCACCGGCACCCACATCCTGGTGGTCTCCGACGCGGGGATGCCCTCGGTCTCCGATCCCGGCTTCCGCCTGGTGGAGGCGGCGATCGCCTCCGGCGTGGGGGTCACCGTCGCCCCAGGAGCCTCCGCGGTGACCACGGCGCTCGCCCTGTCCGGGCTGCCCACGGACCGCTTCACCTTCGCCGGATTCGTCCCGCGCAAGGCGGGGGAGCGCAAGAAGCTGCTCACCCGCCTGGCCGGAGAGGAATGGACCACGGTCCTCTTCGAATCCCCCCACCGGGTCGCGGCGACATTGGCCGAATTCGCCGCCGCTCTGGGCGAGGACCGCCCAGCCGCCCTGGCTCGTGAGCTGACCAAGCGCTACGAGGAGGTGCTGCGCGGGGGCCTCGGAGAATTGGCCGCCCAAGCCGCGGAACGCCGCCTGCGCGGTGAGATGGTCCTCGTGCTCGGCGGCGCCTCAGCCGCCGGAACGGGGGCCGAAGCGCCGAGCCTGACGGAACTGGCCGACGTCGTGCTGCAGAAGGTCGCCGAGGGCACAAAGCTCAAGACCGCGGCCAAGGAGCTGGGCGCGGCGCACTCCCTGCCTGCCAGTGACATCTATGACGCGGCCCTGGCCCGCAGGCGCACCGAAAAGTCCATTTGA
- a CDS encoding AMP-dependent synthetase/ligase, which yields MTEDSRGGEQPVQISTTDRIREAATQQVAQLDPQTNATDGVLELLAARPGQPVYAVPNGTGGWVDVSITSFVDQVRGVAKGLIALGIEPEDRVAVMAPTSYSWAVVDQAIWFAGAISVPVYETSSPHQVNALLKEADVKLALAGSPKLQDCLRTAAAKLDGARPSTLPIGELRQLDDLTAAGEKISDEQLEAARSRATLDDVATLVYTSGTTGEPKGARITHRNLAEGAANILPFAEEILGKDESRTLLFLPLAHVLARAVQLMCLHRGVQVAHSSDPAALLDDLASFRPIWLLAVPRVFEKVYAGASARARAEGRGKIFETARETAIAYSKAVQDADTGAGPGPSVRLRARRAVFAKLVYAKLHARLGGSVRYMICGASALNSEIAHFFTGIGLPVQEGYGLTESTAPITLNIPGTTRIGTVGIPVPGNTVRIAEDGEVLLKGPVVFDGYHGDAAATAESFTADGFFRTGDLGRLDEDGFLTLTGRKKDIIVTAGGKNVYPLALEEVIRTNPLVAQVVVIGDNRPYVAALITLDADAVADWCRTNGHRQLSLIDAAKHPKVRQEIGLSVEAANRRVSRAESIRKFELLDVELSEYSGHMTASMKLQRHKVLADFEGVIDSVYTN from the coding sequence ATGACCGAGGACAGCCGGGGCGGCGAACAGCCGGTCCAGATCAGCACCACCGACCGGATCCGTGAGGCCGCGACCCAGCAGGTCGCGCAGCTGGATCCGCAGACCAATGCGACCGACGGGGTGCTGGAGCTTCTGGCAGCCCGGCCAGGGCAGCCGGTGTACGCGGTGCCCAACGGCACCGGCGGGTGGGTGGATGTCTCCATCACCAGCTTCGTGGACCAGGTCCGCGGCGTCGCCAAGGGACTGATCGCGCTGGGGATCGAGCCCGAGGATCGCGTGGCCGTGATGGCCCCCACCAGCTACAGCTGGGCCGTGGTGGATCAGGCGATATGGTTCGCCGGCGCGATCTCCGTGCCGGTCTACGAGACGAGCTCCCCGCACCAGGTCAACGCGCTGCTCAAAGAGGCCGACGTGAAGCTTGCGCTCGCAGGAAGCCCGAAGCTGCAGGACTGCCTGCGCACCGCCGCGGCCAAGCTCGACGGCGCCCGCCCCTCCACGCTGCCCATCGGAGAGCTGCGCCAGCTCGACGATCTCACCGCCGCGGGGGAGAAGATCTCCGACGAGCAGCTCGAGGCCGCTCGCTCCCGCGCCACGCTGGATGACGTCGCCACACTGGTCTACACCTCCGGCACCACCGGGGAGCCCAAAGGCGCGCGCATCACCCACCGAAACCTGGCCGAGGGTGCCGCGAACATCCTCCCCTTCGCCGAGGAGATCCTCGGCAAGGACGAGTCCCGCACGCTGCTGTTCCTGCCCCTGGCGCACGTGCTCGCCCGCGCCGTGCAACTCATGTGTCTGCACCGCGGTGTCCAGGTCGCCCATTCCTCGGACCCCGCCGCGCTGCTCGATGACCTGGCCAGCTTCCGGCCCATCTGGCTGCTCGCTGTCCCGCGCGTGTTCGAGAAGGTCTACGCCGGAGCCTCGGCCAGGGCCCGCGCCGAAGGCAGGGGCAAGATCTTCGAGACCGCCCGGGAGACTGCGATCGCCTATTCGAAGGCGGTCCAGGACGCGGACACCGGAGCCGGCCCCGGCCCCTCGGTGCGTCTGCGTGCGCGGCGAGCCGTGTTCGCCAAGTTGGTCTACGCCAAGCTCCACGCCCGGCTGGGCGGCAGCGTGCGCTACATGATCTGCGGGGCCTCTGCGCTGAACTCCGAGATCGCGCACTTCTTCACCGGGATCGGGCTGCCGGTCCAAGAGGGCTACGGCCTCACCGAGTCCACCGCCCCCATCACCTTGAACATTCCCGGGACCACCCGCATCGGCACCGTGGGCATCCCCGTGCCGGGCAACACCGTCCGGATCGCCGAGGACGGCGAGGTGCTCCTGAAGGGACCGGTGGTCTTCGACGGGTACCACGGCGATGCCGCTGCCACCGCAGAGTCCTTCACCGCGGACGGCTTCTTCCGCACCGGTGACCTCGGGAGGCTGGACGAGGACGGCTTCCTGACACTGACCGGGCGGAAGAAGGACATCATCGTGACCGCCGGGGGCAAGAACGTCTACCCCTTGGCGCTGGAAGAGGTCATCCGCACCAACCCGCTGGTGGCGCAGGTCGTCGTGATCGGGGACAACCGCCCCTACGTCGCCGCGCTGATCACCCTGGACGCCGACGCCGTGGCCGACTGGTGCAGGACCAACGGGCACCGGCAGCTCTCGCTGATCGACGCCGCGAAGCACCCCAAGGTGCGCCAGGAGATCGGACTCTCCGTGGAGGCCGCCAACCGGCGGGTCTCGCGCGCAGAGTCCATCCGCAAGTTCGAGCTGCTCGACGTCGAACTCTCCGAGTACTCCGGGCATATGACCGCCTCGATGAAGCTGCAGCGGCACAAGGTCCTCGCCGACTTCGAGGGCGTCATCGATTCGGTCTACACGAACTGA
- a CDS encoding 5-formyltetrahydrofolate cyclo-ligase, with the protein MTDEPMPVQEAKAAVRRRLRAQRRKLSVDDLTTRGESLAAVLREVVPAGSAVTGYLPMPGEPDLRPFLRQQRRGGGEVYLPVAADPRRRELQWVAWNEDTVLKRHEVLPLDEPVGDRISTTELLIRHPGLTVLVPGLAVDADGARLGQGGGFYDSTFGPGAPSMTAGGARVGGGVVGHPAHLSPRFLAVVHAEEVFERAAFPVESHDLRVHGIVTERGAMTVSPL; encoded by the coding sequence GTGACAGACGAGCCCATGCCGGTCCAGGAGGCCAAGGCTGCGGTCCGACGGAGGCTGCGCGCCCAGCGTCGGAAGCTCAGCGTGGATGACCTCACCACCCGTGGTGAGTCCCTGGCCGCTGTTCTGCGTGAAGTGGTGCCTGCGGGTTCCGCCGTGACCGGCTACCTGCCGATGCCGGGGGAACCTGATCTGCGCCCCTTTCTCCGTCAGCAGCGGCGCGGCGGCGGCGAGGTGTACCTTCCCGTGGCGGCTGACCCGCGGCGACGCGAGCTGCAGTGGGTGGCCTGGAATGAGGACACTGTCCTGAAGCGGCATGAGGTCCTTCCCCTGGACGAGCCTGTCGGGGACAGGATCAGCACCACGGAGCTGCTCATACGTCACCCGGGCCTGACCGTCCTGGTTCCGGGGCTGGCTGTGGACGCCGACGGCGCGCGGCTGGGCCAGGGAGGCGGCTTCTATGACTCCACCTTCGGCCCGGGTGCACCCAGCATGACCGCTGGCGGCGCCCGGGTGGGTGGTGGCGTTGTCGGGCATCCCGCTCACCTTTCGCCGCGCTTCTTGGCAGTGGTCCATGCTGAAGAGGTCTTCGAACGTGCGGCCTTCCCGGTGGAGTCCCATGACCTGCGAGTGCACGGGATCGTCACCGAACGCGGCGCGATGACCGTGAGCCCCCTATAA
- a CDS encoding FmdB family zinc ribbon protein, producing the protein MPTYAYACKDCSHAFDIVQKFSEDSLTVCPECQGTLRKKFGSVGVSFKGSGFYRTDSRAAATAGAESSKGSGSEGSSPASSGSSDSSGSSPSSEPSKAASSAGSSGSGASGAGSSSSGSSSSGSSTSRSSSSSSSSR; encoded by the coding sequence ATGCCCACTTACGCCTATGCCTGCAAGGACTGCAGCCACGCCTTCGACATCGTGCAGAAGTTCAGCGAGGACTCGCTGACCGTGTGCCCGGAGTGCCAGGGCACGCTGCGGAAGAAGTTCGGCTCGGTCGGTGTCTCCTTCAAGGGCTCCGGCTTCTACCGCACAGACTCCCGCGCGGCAGCCACAGCAGGCGCAGAGTCCTCCAAGGGCTCTGGCTCGGAAGGCTCCTCGCCCGCCTCCAGCGGCTCCTCCGACTCCTCGGGATCGTCACCGTCCTCCGAGCCGAGCAAGGCAGCCTCCAGCGCGGGCTCTTCGGGCTCCGGGGCCTCAGGCGCCGGTTCGTCAAGCTCGGGATCGTCCAGCTCGGGATCGTCGACTTCACGGTCGTCGAGTTCATCGAGTTCCTCCCGCTGA
- a CDS encoding dolichyl-phosphate-mannose--protein mannosyltransferase, translated as MTPAEPARSIPVPAGKSAGRAEAQAQTGTPNHDERGSAAPGGAASGGAAQETDEAALERMQRRLGAERYRPGVWGWVLPVLITVLAGILRLRDLSTPHLLMFDETYYAKDAYALLSAGYELVWPEDADEAWLAGDAQPTEEGAYVVHPPLGKWLIAIGLRVFGHDSAFGWRVSAAVAGTLAVLLVALIAQRIFRSVFLGVIAGSLTAIEGHHLVMSRVALLDIFMMFFVLAAFGALLADRYSGRRRLAAWVATGESPMGPDSSRVRGGPWLGLRPWRLLAAVLLGAAVAVKLSALAFLVVFGIMVILWDLQARRAAGVERWFRTGLLRDALPAVATVLPLAGVTYLASWSGWLLSRDGWGRTWHLSNPAEGLAQLVPGPIRSLWNYHVSAADFHQGLSSGHEYASSPWTWPFMGRPVSMHYDSIAAGEVYAQTGETCGAQKCSSAVLDLANPLIWWTGLVAVLIVLALWVGRRDWRYGAILSGFVAGLLVWLLFPDRTMFFFYTISYHPFLIFAITAMAALVLRIGTGPQRRDGFIRSRGAIIAARQRNTVIVLCFVLLCVAVSVFFLPLWTAEMIPHGEWRMRIWIDSWL; from the coding sequence GTGACCCCCGCCGAGCCTGCCCGCAGCATCCCGGTCCCCGCCGGGAAGTCTGCCGGGCGCGCCGAGGCCCAGGCGCAGACCGGCACTCCGAACCACGATGAACGCGGCAGCGCTGCGCCAGGTGGAGCTGCGTCGGGTGGAGCTGCGCAGGAGACGGATGAAGCTGCGCTGGAGAGGATGCAGCGCCGGCTGGGTGCGGAGCGTTACCGCCCCGGGGTCTGGGGCTGGGTCCTGCCGGTGCTGATCACCGTCCTCGCCGGGATCCTGCGGCTGCGCGATCTCTCCACCCCGCATCTGCTCATGTTCGATGAGACCTACTACGCCAAGGACGCCTACGCCCTGCTGAGCGCCGGGTACGAGCTGGTCTGGCCCGAGGACGCGGATGAAGCATGGCTGGCCGGGGACGCACAGCCCACCGAGGAGGGCGCCTATGTGGTGCACCCCCCGCTGGGCAAATGGCTGATCGCGATCGGCCTGCGGGTCTTCGGACATGATTCGGCGTTCGGCTGGCGCGTGTCTGCGGCGGTGGCCGGGACGCTGGCGGTGCTGCTGGTCGCGCTGATCGCCCAGCGGATCTTCCGCTCGGTGTTCCTCGGGGTGATCGCAGGGTCGCTGACCGCCATCGAGGGGCATCACCTGGTGATGAGCCGAGTCGCCCTGCTGGACATCTTCATGATGTTCTTCGTCCTGGCTGCCTTCGGCGCCCTGCTGGCCGACAGATACAGCGGACGACGGCGACTGGCCGCCTGGGTGGCCACTGGCGAGTCACCAATGGGGCCGGACAGCAGCCGGGTGCGCGGCGGGCCATGGCTGGGGCTGCGACCCTGGAGGCTGCTCGCCGCGGTGCTGCTCGGCGCGGCCGTGGCGGTGAAGCTCTCCGCCCTGGCGTTCCTCGTGGTCTTCGGCATCATGGTCATCCTCTGGGACCTCCAGGCCCGGCGAGCCGCCGGCGTCGAACGGTGGTTCCGGACTGGACTGCTCCGCGATGCACTGCCGGCGGTGGCCACCGTGCTGCCGCTGGCGGGGGTCACCTATCTCGCCAGCTGGTCGGGGTGGCTGCTCTCGCGGGACGGGTGGGGCCGGACCTGGCACCTGAGCAACCCGGCGGAGGGCCTGGCGCAGCTGGTGCCTGGCCCGATCCGTTCACTGTGGAACTACCACGTCTCCGCCGCAGACTTTCATCAGGGTCTGAGCAGCGGGCATGAATATGCGTCCTCCCCCTGGACCTGGCCTTTCATGGGCCGCCCAGTGTCCATGCACTACGACTCGATCGCCGCCGGCGAGGTCTATGCGCAGACCGGGGAGACCTGCGGTGCGCAGAAGTGCTCTTCGGCAGTGCTCGACCTGGCGAATCCGCTGATCTGGTGGACCGGACTGGTCGCCGTCCTCATCGTGCTTGCGCTCTGGGTCGGACGTCGCGACTGGCGCTATGGGGCCATCCTCTCCGGCTTCGTCGCCGGACTGCTCGTCTGGCTGCTCTTCCCCGACCGGACCATGTTCTTCTTCTACACGATCAGCTATCACCCCTTCCTGATATTCGCGATCACCGCGATGGCGGCACTGGTGCTGCGCATCGGCACCGGACCGCAGCGTCGAGACGGCTTCATCCGCAGCCGCGGCGCGATCATCGCCGCCCGGCAGCGCAATACGGTGATCGTGCTGTGCTTCGTGCTCCTGTGCGTGGCGGTCTCGGTGTTCTTCCTGCCGCTGTGGACCGCGGAGATGATCCCCCATGGGGAATGGCGGATGCGTATCTGGATTGATTCCTGGCTGTGA